A genomic region of Sulfobacillus acidophilus DSM 10332 contains the following coding sequences:
- a CDS encoding tyrosyl-tRNA synthetase (PFAM: S4 domain; tRNA synthetases class I (W and Y)~TIGRFAM: tyrosyl-tRNA synthetase~COGs: COG0162 Tyrosyl-tRNA synthetase~HAMAP: Tyrosyl-tRNA synthetase~InterPro IPR002305:IPR002307~KEGG: tmr:Tmar_0842 tyrosyl-tRNA synthetase~PFAM: Aminoacyl-tRNA synthetase, class Ib~SPTR: Tyrosyl-tRNA synthetase;~TIGRFAM: Tyrosyl-tRNA synthetase, class Ib, bacterial/mitochondrial) yields the protein MDDIERTADRLIEGTAEVINRELLIQKLKRSRDTGTPLIVKLGVDPTAPDIHLGHTVVMEKLRQFQELGHQVVFLIGDMTARIGDPTNRDATRKQLTKEEVEAFAATYIAQANKVLDASRLILRYNSEWLEPMKMADVLQLLSQMTLARVLERDDFHKRFTEHVPIHLHELMYPLMQGYDSVALRADVELGGTDQKFNIMTARQIQEAYGVEPEVGMFMPILEGTDGVRRMGKSLGNYVGVNEPPDEMYGKVMSIPDTLIQRWSLLLLGKDPAELERRLAAGANPRDLKAELAFDIVTRFWDREAAQNAQEKFDKTFRQKEVPADAPRIAWTPELARVTALQLVAQLPGIPSRQEARRLLQQGAVLLNGERLDMMQEVSVEPGSWIKVGKRRYFRFE from the coding sequence GTGGACGATATCGAAAGAACAGCGGACCGGTTAATCGAAGGGACCGCAGAAGTCATCAATCGTGAGCTATTAATCCAAAAACTGAAGCGTTCGCGGGATACCGGTACTCCACTCATCGTGAAATTGGGAGTTGATCCGACAGCTCCCGATATCCATTTAGGCCACACCGTGGTCATGGAAAAACTCCGGCAATTTCAAGAGCTGGGTCATCAGGTCGTGTTTCTTATTGGAGACATGACGGCACGAATTGGAGATCCCACCAACCGTGACGCCACGCGCAAGCAGTTGACAAAAGAAGAGGTCGAGGCGTTCGCGGCGACCTATATTGCCCAAGCCAACAAAGTGCTCGATGCCTCCCGCTTGATCCTTCGCTATAATAGCGAGTGGCTGGAACCGATGAAGATGGCGGATGTGTTGCAGCTCTTAAGTCAAATGACCCTGGCCCGAGTGTTGGAGCGTGACGATTTTCACAAACGGTTTACCGAGCATGTGCCCATTCATCTTCATGAACTGATGTATCCATTAATGCAGGGGTATGACTCGGTTGCATTACGAGCCGATGTAGAACTGGGCGGCACCGATCAAAAGTTTAATATTATGACCGCTCGCCAGATTCAGGAAGCCTACGGCGTGGAGCCGGAGGTCGGCATGTTCATGCCGATTTTGGAGGGAACGGACGGCGTTCGCCGGATGGGCAAAAGCTTGGGGAATTATGTCGGCGTCAATGAACCGCCCGATGAGATGTACGGTAAGGTGATGTCCATTCCCGACACCTTAATTCAACGGTGGTCATTATTGCTCTTAGGCAAAGATCCGGCGGAATTGGAACGGAGGCTGGCGGCCGGCGCGAACCCCAGGGATTTGAAGGCCGAGTTGGCGTTTGATATCGTCACGCGGTTTTGGGATCGGGAAGCGGCCCAAAACGCCCAAGAGAAGTTTGATAAAACATTTCGACAAAAAGAAGTGCCGGCCGACGCGCCGCGTATCGCATGGACGCCGGAGCTGGCCCGGGTGACCGCCCTCCAGTTAGTGGCCCAGTTGCCGGGGATTCCTAGCCGTCAAGAAGCTCGCCGATTACTGCAACAAGGGGCCGTTTTGCTCAATGGGGAGCGCCTGGACATGATGCAAGAGGTGTCGGTGGAACCGGGATCCTGGATTAAGGTGGGTAAGCGGCGGTATTTTCGCTTCGAGTAA
- a CDS encoding Tetratricopeptide TPR_1 repeat-containing protein (PFAM: Tetratricopeptide repeat~InterPro IPR001440:IPR019734~KEGG: nde:NIDE2523 hypothetical protein~PFAM: Tetratricopeptide TPR-1~SMART: Tetratricopeptide repeat~SPTR: Putative uncharacterized protein), translated as MASGEEERQGWERFEALRWEEAEQHFRRALEDDPFRPDALTGIAALYLKAGEPEQARELCEMALAQAERDLPRAKRHTGWEDDRIRPYVRALYYLALTYIEQDAWALAQPALEEVVAWDITGIQGKALDLLGQVLQRINRLEEATHAYLEAAEYLPESYFSAGLVLFLRGKLREAERFWQRGIEHRPELARWLMEFPWVQPLPILRPDDEIYNRAVQYIDYLGELWTFGAKQALASVFVRQRVSIG; from the coding sequence ATGGCGTCTGGAGAGGAAGAACGACAAGGCTGGGAACGGTTTGAAGCGCTCCGGTGGGAAGAGGCGGAACAGCATTTTCGGCGGGCTTTGGAGGACGACCCTTTTCGTCCTGACGCCCTGACGGGTATTGCGGCCCTCTATCTAAAAGCCGGAGAACCGGAACAAGCGCGAGAATTGTGTGAGATGGCATTAGCACAAGCGGAGCGCGATTTACCGCGGGCCAAACGGCATACGGGATGGGAAGACGATCGGATTCGCCCGTATGTGCGCGCGTTATATTATTTGGCCTTAACGTATATCGAACAAGATGCCTGGGCATTGGCCCAACCGGCCTTAGAAGAAGTGGTGGCGTGGGATATCACCGGCATTCAAGGGAAGGCCCTCGATTTGTTGGGCCAAGTGCTGCAGCGGATTAACCGATTGGAAGAGGCTACCCATGCCTATCTGGAAGCTGCCGAATATCTGCCGGAATCGTATTTTTCGGCCGGTTTGGTGCTGTTCCTCCGGGGCAAACTGCGAGAAGCGGAGCGCTTTTGGCAACGCGGGATTGAGCACCGCCCGGAACTCGCCCGCTGGTTGATGGAATTTCCCTGGGTGCAGCCATTGCCCATCTTGCGCCCGGATGACGAGATTTATAACCGGGCGGTGCAATATATCGATTATCTCGGCGAGTTATGGACTTTTGGTGCCAAGCAAGCGCTTGCCTCGGTGTTTGTGCGGCAAAGGGTCTCGATTGGATGA
- a CDS encoding UBA/THIF-type NAD/FAD binding protein (PFAM: ThiF family~COGs: COG0476 Dinucleotide-utilizing protein involved in molybdopterin and thiamine biosynthesis family 2~InterPro IPR000594~KEGG: pat:Patl_1936 UBA/ThiF-type NAD/FAD binding fold~PFAM: UBA/THIF-type NAD/FAD binding fold~SPTR: UBA/THIF-type NAD/FAD binding fold): protein MNGVRVAVVGAGATGSPTVWGLTQCDWVSQIIVVDPDQVALSNLPRQPWYHPEDVGRPKVVVLAERLAHPRIMGIHDAVDEDFTWPPVDVVIDATDNVKTRQDIEAWARRHHIPWIFSSALRWEGQVAWMHPEGPCLRCLFGDDWLDGPRCFEAGVVSGVTLAVAGQVIGLLERWQHNPADPDLYALWLIDGWESRVWSVRLGEGRCPHYAMGTYKR, encoded by the coding sequence ATGAACGGCGTGCGGGTGGCTGTGGTGGGCGCCGGCGCGACAGGCAGTCCGACCGTTTGGGGACTCACACAATGTGATTGGGTGAGTCAAATTATTGTCGTGGATCCCGACCAGGTCGCCCTCTCCAATCTTCCGCGACAACCGTGGTATCACCCGGAGGATGTCGGGCGCCCGAAAGTGGTGGTGCTGGCGGAGCGCTTGGCCCATCCCCGGATTATGGGGATTCATGATGCGGTCGACGAGGATTTTACCTGGCCACCGGTGGATGTCGTGATTGACGCGACGGATAATGTGAAAACCCGACAGGATATCGAGGCGTGGGCGCGACGCCATCACATCCCGTGGATTTTTTCCAGCGCTTTACGGTGGGAAGGGCAAGTCGCTTGGATGCATCCCGAGGGACCTTGCTTACGCTGCCTCTTTGGGGACGATTGGCTGGACGGGCCGCGTTGTTTTGAAGCGGGGGTGGTCAGCGGCGTAACGTTGGCGGTAGCCGGGCAAGTCATCGGATTGCTGGAACGCTGGCAGCACAATCCGGCCGATCCCGACCTCTACGCGTTATGGCTGATTGACGGGTGGGAATCTCGCGTATGGTCGGTGCGACTAGGTGAAGGGCGGTGCCCCCATTATGCCATGGGAACTTACAAACGATGA
- a CDS encoding hypothetical protein (KEGG: nth:Nther_1092 UBA/ThiF-type NAD/FAD binding protein~SPTR: UBA/THIF-type NAD/FAD binding protein), with translation MPWELTNDELDRFSRQILVNEIGYEGQQRLLASRVTLVAPDGPGRDLAARYLQACGLTVAVEDGDGAVIRYADGFYEIPATHRVGDFMIGWGLAVAHVIKRIAEGTISEGGDPCGSP, from the coding sequence ATGCCATGGGAACTTACAAACGATGAACTCGACCGGTTTTCCCGACAAATTTTGGTGAATGAAATCGGGTACGAAGGGCAACAGCGACTTCTGGCCAGCCGGGTGACCCTCGTAGCGCCGGACGGTCCCGGTCGCGATTTAGCGGCTCGCTATCTTCAAGCCTGCGGACTTACGGTCGCGGTCGAGGATGGGGACGGCGCCGTTATTCGCTATGCCGACGGTTTTTACGAGATTCCGGCCACCCACCGGGTGGGGGATTTCATGATCGGGTGGGGTCTAGCGGTTGCCCATGTCATTAAACGCATCGCCGAAGGGACGATATCCGAGGGGGGAGATCCATGCGGCTCGCCTTAA
- a CDS encoding NAD+ synthetase (PFAM: NAD synthase; Carbon-nitrogen hydrolase~TIGRFAM: NAD+ synthetase~COGs: COG0171 NAD synthase~InterPro IPR003010:IPR003694~KEGG: dma:DMR_31100 probable glutamine-dependent NAD(+) synthetase~PFAM: NAD+ synthase; Nitrilase/cyanide hydratase and apolipoprotein N-acyltransferase~PRIAM: NAD(+) synthase (glutamine-hydrolyzing)~SPTR: NAD+ synthetase;~TIGRFAM: NAD+ synthase) has product MRLALMQINTTVGDVTGNLRRLLTGLEEARDQGAHLVLFPEMSLSGYPPEDLLFRPSFLKAVEEAENTVVQATRGLAAVFGYPYDAGGVLYNAASLAADGRRVHRIFKHHLPNYDVFDEMRYFSPGQDTAIFTWGRWTLGVSICEDIWYPDGPYLAQSRSGANLLINISASPFSRGKGRRREEMMTTRADDAAAYLAYVNLVGAQDELVFDGFSAVFGPDGRVLARADGFREDRLVVDLDDTPGRHRRWIDPRWRLRGVPEEISVKTLAIPLPEPDSSLAPVTATPVTPFMDDVEALYHALVTGVRDYIEKNRFGDVVIGLSGGIDSAVTAVIATDALGAGRVHGVFMPSAITSDESYRDAKELAERLGIEWRVIPIAPVMDAFMTQLAPHFAGRAPDLTEENLQARIRGTLLMALSNKMGWLVLTTGNKSEMATGYSTLYGDMAGGFAVLKDVLKTDVFRLARWMNRESVRIPENVLIKPPTAELRPGQKDEDSLPPYAILDQILMGYIENDWSVESLIHAGLDPDAVHLTVQLVNRNEYKRRQAPVGIKVTPRAFGRDRRMPITGRF; this is encoded by the coding sequence ATGCGGCTCGCCTTAATGCAAATCAATACCACGGTCGGGGATGTGACCGGCAATCTGAGACGGCTCTTGACCGGGCTGGAAGAGGCCCGCGATCAGGGTGCTCATCTGGTCCTGTTCCCGGAAATGAGTTTGTCGGGATATCCCCCGGAAGATTTGCTGTTTCGGCCCAGTTTCCTGAAAGCGGTCGAGGAGGCCGAAAACACGGTGGTGCAAGCGACACGGGGCTTGGCCGCGGTTTTTGGCTATCCTTATGATGCGGGGGGCGTTTTGTACAACGCCGCTTCGTTAGCGGCCGACGGTCGGCGGGTGCATCGTATTTTTAAGCATCATCTGCCGAATTATGACGTTTTTGACGAGATGCGGTATTTTTCACCGGGTCAGGACACCGCCATATTTACGTGGGGGCGGTGGACACTCGGGGTCTCGATTTGTGAAGACATCTGGTATCCCGATGGCCCCTATTTGGCGCAATCGCGCTCGGGCGCCAATTTGTTAATTAATATTAGTGCCTCCCCGTTTTCCCGCGGGAAAGGCCGGCGTCGTGAGGAGATGATGACGACGCGGGCCGACGACGCGGCCGCCTACTTAGCCTATGTCAATTTGGTCGGGGCGCAAGACGAGCTGGTTTTTGACGGGTTTAGTGCGGTATTCGGTCCTGACGGGCGTGTCCTGGCGCGGGCGGACGGGTTTCGGGAAGATCGGCTGGTGGTGGATTTGGACGATACGCCCGGACGCCATCGGCGTTGGATCGATCCTCGCTGGCGGCTACGGGGGGTACCGGAAGAGATTTCGGTAAAGACATTGGCCATTCCTTTGCCGGAACCGGACTCGTCCTTGGCGCCGGTCACGGCCACTCCGGTGACCCCCTTTATGGATGACGTGGAGGCTCTCTATCACGCGTTAGTGACCGGGGTACGGGACTATATCGAGAAAAATCGTTTTGGTGACGTGGTCATAGGCTTATCGGGCGGAATCGACTCGGCCGTAACGGCCGTGATCGCTACGGATGCGCTAGGTGCCGGCCGGGTCCACGGGGTGTTTATGCCGTCGGCCATCACCTCCGACGAAAGTTACCGGGATGCGAAGGAATTGGCCGAACGCCTGGGCATCGAGTGGCGAGTGATTCCGATTGCCCCGGTGATGGATGCTTTTATGACCCAGTTGGCGCCGCATTTTGCCGGGCGTGCGCCCGATCTGACCGAGGAAAATTTGCAGGCCCGCATCCGAGGCACGCTTTTGATGGCGTTGTCGAATAAAATGGGCTGGCTGGTCCTGACCACGGGCAACAAAAGCGAGATGGCGACGGGATATAGCACGCTCTATGGGGACATGGCGGGAGGCTTCGCCGTGTTGAAGGATGTGTTAAAGACCGATGTGTTCCGATTGGCCCGTTGGATGAATCGCGAGTCGGTGCGAATTCCGGAAAACGTGCTGATTAAGCCTCCGACGGCCGAACTGCGGCCGGGCCAAAAGGATGAGGATAGTCTTCCTCCATATGCTATATTAGATCAGATCTTAATGGGGTACATCGAAAATGACTGGTCGGTCGAGTCCTTGATTCATGCGGGGTTAGATCCGGACGCCGTGCACTTAACGGTCCAGTTGGTGAACCGGAACGAATATAAACGGCGACAGGCGCCGGTGGGGATTAAGGTTACCCCTCGGGCGTTTGGACGCGACCGGCGAATGCCGATTACCGGCCGTTTTTGA